The proteins below are encoded in one region of Gambusia affinis linkage group LG07, SWU_Gaff_1.0, whole genome shotgun sequence:
- the slc16a1a gene encoding monocarboxylate transporter 1a encodes MPGAIGGPQGYTPPEGGWGWLVVIGAFISIGFSYATAKSITVFFKEIEVIFNVSSSQVSWISSIMLAVTYGGGPISSILVNKYGSRPVMMVGGLLSGTGFVAASFCNSVGALYFCVGVMGGLGLSFNLNPALTMIGKYFFKRRPVANGIAMAGSPVVLSTLAPLNTWLYDQFGWRGSFLILGGLLLNCCVAGSLMRPIGPKPKLAEKTTEKKSVLQIINSFLDFTLFKHRGFLLYIMGNVVMLFGLFAPLVFLSNYAKSKEIPKEKAAFLLSVLAFVDMVARPSMGIVANTKWIRPRIQYFFAISVLYNGVCHVLAPISVDYKGFVIYAIFFGFAFGWLSSVLFETLMDLVGAQRFSSAVGLVTIMECAPVLLGPPLLGKFKDVYHDYKYTYQGCGIVLIVSSVFLFVAMGINYRLLDKEKKEEDRKTRMGVRQPNASRDNSAKEVGEVRNSEDTV; translated from the exons ATGCCAGGTGCCATCGGAGGGCCTCAGGGCTACACACCACCTGAGGGTGGCTGGGGTTGGCTGGTGGTGATTGGGGCCTTTATCTCTATTGGCTTCTCCTATGCAACTGCCAAGTCCATCACTGTCTTCTTCAAGGAAATTGAAGTGATATTCAATGTGAGCAGCAGCCAGGTGTCTTGGATCTCCTCCATCATGTTAGCGGTCACATACGGTGGAG GACCTATCAGCAGCATCCTGGTGAACAAATATGGGAGTCGTCCTGTCATGATGGTTGGAGGACTCCTGTCAGGAACTGGATTCGTTGCTGCTTCTTTCTGCAACTCCGTTGGGGCACTATATTTTTGCGTGGGTGTAATGggag GTTTGGGATTGTCCTTTAACCTCAACCCAGCCCTCACTATGATTGGAAAATACTTCTTCAAGAGACGGCCGGTAGCTAATGGGATTGCCATGGCTGGTAGCCCCGTCGTTCTCTCTACGCTGGCTCCTCTTAACACCTGGCTCTATGACCAGTTTGGTTGGAGAGGAAGTTTTCTAATCCTGGGTGGCCTTCTTCTTAATTGCTGTGTGGCTGGCTCCCTCATGCGACCAATAGGACCAAAACCCAAACTTGCAGAAAAgaccactgaaaaaaagagtGTATTGCAGATTATTAACAGCTTCCTGGACTTCACTTTATTTAAACACCGGGGATTTTTACTGTATATTATGGGCAATGTTGTCatgttgtttggtttatttgctCCACTGGTGTTTCTTTCCAATTATGCAAAGAGTAAAGAAATCCCTAAAGAGAAGGCAGCgtttcttctctctgtgttGGCTTTTGTTGACATGGTTGCACGGCCCTCAATGGGCATTGTAGCCAACACTAAGTGGATTCGGCCCAGGATACAGTACTTCTTTGCGATTTCTGTCTTGTATAATGGTGTGTGTCATGTTCTTGCTCCAATATCAGTAGACTACAAAGGCTTTGTAATTTATGCCATCTTTTTTGGATTTGCCTTTGGCTGGCTGAGCTCAGTGCTGTTTGAGACCTTGATGGATTTGGTTGGGGCCCAGCGCTTTTCAAGTGCTGTTGGGCTGGTCACTATTATGGAGTGTGCGCCAGTTTTGTTAGGGCCCCCATTACTTG GAAAGTTCAAAGACGTCTACCATGATTACAAGTACACGTACCAGGGCTGTGGGATTGTTCTCATTGTCTCCAGTGTCTTCCTGTTTGTAGCCATGGGAATTAACTATCGACTGTTGGacaaggagaaaaaagaagaggacAGAAAGACCAGGATGGGAGTTAGACAACCAAATGCCAGCAGGGATAACTCTGCCAAAGAGGTTGGAGAGGTTAGGAACAGTGAGGACACTGTTTAG